A window of Ranitomeya variabilis isolate aRanVar5 chromosome 2, aRanVar5.hap1, whole genome shotgun sequence contains these coding sequences:
- the CAB39 gene encoding calcium-binding protein 39 isoform X1: MPFPFGKSHKSPADIVKNLKESIAVLEKQDISDKKAEKLLLPQTFSSPALQTNSFTYPSSGSNISFSTYATDDWHISSRNKDPKKVAWPKAKRNSFGKQKMERTSVLSATEEVSKNLVAMKEILYGTNEKEPQTEAVAQLAQELYNSGLLGTLVADLQLIDFEGKKDVAQIFNNILRRQIGTRTPTVEYICTQQNILFMLLKGYESPEIALNCGIMLRECIRHEPLAKIILWSEQFYDFFRYVEMSTFDIASDAFATFKDLLTRHKLLSAEFLEQHYDRFFSEYEKLLHSENYVTKRQSLKLLGELLLDRHNFTIMTKYISKPENLKLMMNLLRDKSRNIQFEAFHVFKVFVANPNKTQPVLDILLKNQSKLIEFLSKFQNDRTEDEQFNDEKTYLVKQIRDLKRPAQQEA, from the exons CTGCTATTACCGCAAACATTCAGCTCCCCCGCCCTCCAAACCAATTCTTTTACCTATCCCTCATCTGGTTCAAACATCTCCTTTTCCACGTATGCTACCGATGACTGGCACATTAGCAGCAGGAACAAGGACCCAAAGAAAGTGGCATGGCCCAAAGCCAAAAGGAACTCATTTGGGAAGCAGAAGATGGAGAGAACTTCAGTTTTATCG GCAACTGAAGAAGTATCTAAAAACCTGGTGGCTATGAAGGAGATCCTTTATGGGACAAATGAGAAGGAGCCTCAGACTGAAGCCGTGGCTCAGCTCGCTCAGGAACTGTACAACAGCGGCCTCCTTGGGACTTTAGTGGCCGACCTCCAGCTCATAGATTTTGAG GGCAAGAAGGACGTGGCTCAGATCTTCAACAATATTTTACGAAGGCAGATCGGAACGCGAACCCCAACGGTGGAATATATATGCACCCAGCAGAATATCCTCTTCATGCTATTGAAAGG ATACGAGTCCCCAGAAATTGCTTTGAATTGTGGAATCATGCTACGAGAGTGTATTAGACATGAGCCGCTTGCCAAAATTATATTGTGGTCTGAGCAGTTTTATGACTTCTTCCGATACGTAGAGATGTCAACGTTTGATATCGCTTCTGATGCCTTTGCTACATTTAAG GACCTATTGACTAGACACAAACTTCTGAGCGCCGAGTTTTTGGAACAGCATTATGACCGG TTCTTCAGTGAATATGAGAAATTGTTGCACTCAGAAAACTATGTGACAAAGAGGCAGTCGCTGAAG CTTCTTGGTGAACTTCTGTTGGATCGACACAATTTCACTATTATGACAAAGTATATCAGTAAACCCGAAAACCTCAAGCTGATGATGAATCTGCTACGTGACAAGAGCCGCAACATCCAATTTGAAGCTTTCCACGTGTTTAAG GTATTTGTAGCTAACCCGAACAAGACGCAGCCTGTCCTGGATATCCTCCTCAAGAACCAGAGCAAGCTGATTGAATTCCTCAGCAAATTTCAGAACGATCGCACTGAGGACGAGCAGTTTAACGATGAGAAAACCTACCTAGTGAAACAGATCCGGGACCTGAAAAGACCTGCACAGCAAGAGGCCTGA